The genomic interval CAGAAGTAAAGCTACTACTAAGAAAGCTGATGCTACTGACGCTCCTGCTAAAGCAGAAGTTGCAGCTGATGAAGCTGTTGTTGAGGCTCCTGCAGCTGAAGAAACAAAAGAAGATAAAGGAGAATAATATTCTTCCTCATCAAAATACAGAAAGCCCTGTTCTTAGTTGGACAGGGCTTTTCTTATATATATGATCACTATATGTCTGTTTAAAATTCATCTGATAACTTGTTTAGGCTTCTTTTAGCTGCAACTTCGTCATCTTCATTTCAGGTAGGAAGGCTACCAGAAATAAAGATGACTCGTTTCGCTTAAAAATAAGCTGTAAACAATTTTACCATCTGAATTTAAACAGACTCTAAATCTATAATTTATGTCCAATCAATCTATCCTTCAGGATTTCCATAAACAGTTAACGGATAGTATTCCTGCTAATGTATTTGTAAAGATTTCCCTTGGTAATTACCAGGGCAATGACAAGGAATTAAAGAATGTATATGTTCGCCGGATAAAGATTAAAAAAGCAGAAATGCTTTCTTTTACTTACCGTAATAAAACAAGGGATATTGTAAAGAACTTTTCGATTGAGGATGGCCTGACCAGAATTAGTCATTTTATCAGCAATGATTTTAGAATCTGTACTTTTTTTAGCACTGAGAAAGAAGTAATTGTTGAACATGATAAAAAAGGAGCAATCACGGTTAGAGAAAGACTCCTCAAAACGCAGGCTCCGGTTGTACTGACTCATGATAAAGAGAAAAAAAGGTTGATTCAGCCTGCCGGCAAAAATTACCTGCAGGAGTTAAATATTACAGATGCGACCGGGACTGTTTATAAAAATGCGCAGGATAAGTATAAACAGATTAATCAGTATGTGGCCTTACTTGATCCATTAATCCGGAGTTTGCCTGCTGGCAAGTTTAAAAAGGTAGTAGATATGGGGTCGGGTAAAGGTTATCTTACTTTTGCTTTATATGATTACCTGGTTAATGTATTAAAGACCGAAGCGAGTGTTACCGGAGTGGAATACCGTCAGGACCTGGTGGATTTATGTAATAAAATAGCTTCGAAGTCAAACTTCAGGGGACTGGATTTTGTTCAGGGGACCATTGAAGATTATGTTTCGGAAGAGATCAATTTATTAATTGCTTTACATGCCTGCGATACGGCTACTGATGATGCAATTTACAAGGGGATCAAAGGAAATGCAGAACTTATTGTTGTTGCACCTTGCTGCCATAAGCAGATCAGAAAGCAGATAGAAAAAGGGAAGGCCGTAAATGAGCTGGATTTTTTAACGAAGTATGGCATCTTTTTGGAGCGTCAGGCAGAAATGGTAACTGATGGAATCAGAGCATTGATATTGGAATATTTTGGATACAAGACGAAGGTATTTGAATTTATTTCTGATGCACATACTCCGAAAAATGTGTTGGTTGTAGGGGTGAAAACCAAAGAACAAGCAGTAGATAAAGCAGAGATTCTGGAGAAAATTAAACGGACAAAATCATATTTTGGCATTGAGTATCATCATCTTGAAACTTTAGTCAAGTTTTGATGAATTTACAGCCATAGAAAATGTCAATTATGACAACCTGTCAGAATTGTAAAAGGTTTTCATTTACATTTTAACTAAAATCTAAAAAGCAGTGCCTGTTTAACTGACAAATGCCAATTGGCACATTGCTTGTTAAATAGAATTAGGAAATAAGAATTCATAACATAAACAAAGATAAAATAGCATGTCAAAAATTATTGGTATAGACTTAGGAACAACAAACTCTTGCGTAGCCGTAATGGAAGGTAACGAACCTGTAGTTATAGCCAACAGTGAGGGGAAACGTACAACGCCATCCATTGTTGCTTTTGCAGAAAATGGTGAACGTAAAGTAGGTGATTCTGCAAAACGCCAGGCAATCACTAACCCAACAAAAACAATTTATTCAATTAAGCGTTTCATGGGCAGCAGCTTTGCTGAGGTTGCTAAAGAAACTGGTCGCGTACCTTACAAAGTTGTTAAGGGTGACAACAATACTCCACGTGTTGAAATTGATGACCGTAAATACACTCCACAGGAAATTTCTGCAATGATCTTGCAAAAAATGAAAAAAACTGCGGAAGACTTTTTGGGTCATGAAGTAACAGAAGCAGTTATTACTGTTCCTGCTTATTTCAACGATGCTCAGCGTCAGGCAACTAAAGAAGCTGGTGAAATCGCTGGTTTAACAGTTAAACGTATCATCAACGAGCCAACTGCTGCTGCTTTAGCTTACGGTTTGGACAAAGCACATAAAGACATGAAAATTGTTGTGTTTGACTGTGGTGGTGGTACTCATGACGTTTCTGTATTAGAATTGGGTGATGGCGTATTTGAAGTAAAATCTACTGATGGTGATACTCACTTAGGTGGTGATGACTTTGACCACATTATCATTGACTGGTTAGCTGCTGAATTCAAAACTGAAAATGGTATGGACCTTAATCAGGATCCAATGGCATTACAACGTTTGAAAGAAGCTGCTGAAAAAGCTAAAATTGAGCTTTCAAGCACTACTTCTACAGAAGTTAACTTACCATATATCACTGCTGATGCAAGCGGACCAAAACACTTAGTTAGAACTTTAAGCCGTGCTAAATTTGAGCAATTGGCTGCTGATCTGATCAAACGTACTATCGAGCCTTGTAAATCTGCGTTGAAAAATGCTGGTTTAAAAACTTCTGATATCGATGAAATCATTTTAGTTGGTGGTTCTACCCGTATTCCTGCTATTCAGGAAGCAGTAAAAGCATTCTTCGGTAAAGATCCTTCTAAAGGTGTAAACCCTGATGAGGTTGTAGCTATCGGTGCTGCAATTCAAGGTGGTGTTTTAACTGGTGAGGTTAAAGATGTATTGTTATTAGACGTAACTCCTCTTTCTTTAGGTATTGAGACTATGGGTGGTGTAATGACTAAATTAATTGAAGCGAATACTACTATTCCTTCTAAAAAAGCAGAAACTTTCTCTACAGCTGCTGATAACCAGCCTTCTGTAGAAATCCACATCTTACAAGGTGAGCGTCCAATGGCTGCTCAGAACCGTACAATTGGTCGTTTTATCTTAGACGGTATACCTCCATCTCCACGTGGTGTTCCTCAGGTTGAAGTTGCTTTTGATATTGATGCGAATGGTATCTTACACGTAAGTGCAAAAGATAAAGCTACTGGTAAAGAGCAAAAAATCCGTATTGAGGCTTCATCAGGTTTAACTGAAGAAGAAATCAAAAGAATGAGAGAAGAAGCTGAGCAAAATGCTGACGCTGATAAAATCGCTAAAGAAGAAGCTGATAAAATCAACGGTGCTGATGCATTGATTTTCTCTACTGAGAAACAATTGAAAGAATTTGGTGATAAAATCTCAGCTGACAAAAAAGCTCCGATTGAAGCTGGATTAGCTAAATTACAAGCAGCACATGCAGCAAGAAACTTTGCTGATATTGATGCAGCTCAGGCAGAGTTACAAGCAGCTTGGAACGAAGCATCTGAAGAGATGTACAAAGCTGGTCAGGAAGGTGGTGCACCTGCTGAAGGTGGTGCTCAGTCAAACGGTCAAACAGCTGATGCTGCTGACAACGTTACTGATGTTGACTTCGAAGAAGTAAAAGACGATAAGAAATAATCGAATCGTAAGTATATAAAAAAGAGGGTAACTGAAAGGTTATCCTCTTTTTTTGTGCTTTATATTTCCCGAAAAAAGCGGCCTTAAATTAACATTTAAGGCCGCCTAATAGGTTTTATTATAGTATTTGAGTAATTTAAGCCCAAAGGTTTTCAGGGTAAACTCCGTCTTTAACCAATTGGTCGATAGAAGCTTGTACAATCGGTTTGTCTTCTTTATAAGTTACACCAAACCATTTGCTGTCTGTAGGCACAACTTTAAAATCTGCAGCCTCTGAGCTCAGCAAACTATCAGCTACTAATGGAATGAAAAATTCTGCTTTAGGATTATCTTTGTTTGCATGTGCAAAGTCTCTGAAAAGTTCTTCAGATATTTTGAACATTTCTGGTGTGAAACCCCAGAAATTCATAGATACACGGGTATCCAATGATAAAGGATATTGTTTTTCATCTTCTTCATAAACGATAGCTTCTCCTTCACGAAGTACTTTGGTACGCTCTATGATTTCTTCCAGATAACCGTCTGCACTTACTTTACACACACCACGTGATACTGATCCGTAATCTGATAAAGTTTTACCGATTTCATAACCGATCATAGAATAATTGCTGCCAGTAACTTCAGTAGTTAAAAACTTAACCATTTTCTCATAAGCATCCAGTCCGTAAAAATCATCTGCATTAATTACACAGAATGGCTCTTTTATCGCATGTCTTGCTGCAAGAACGGCATGAGCTGTTCCCCATGGTTTACTTCTTTCTATTTCAATATCAATTCCATATTGTTTAAGATCGAAATTCTGAAATACATAATCCGTTTCTATTTTACCTTCAAGCTTAGCATCAAAGATGGCTTTGAAGTTTTCTACATATTCTTCTTTGATGATAAACACTACTTTCCCAAAGCCGGCTTTGATAGCATCATAGATAGAATAGTCGATTATGGTCTCTCCGTTCGGACCAAAACCATCAATTTGTTTCATGCTGCCATAGCGACTTGCCATACCGGCTGCGAGTATTAATAACGTAGGTTTCATTGATTCTTATTTTTTGAGTTCAAAAAGGCTTGCTTTATAAATGAATGCCATAAAAAAGCGTGTCTGAAAAATCAAACACGCTTAATAAAGGGTGAAGATAAATCTTATTTATTGTATTTAAAATCGTGGTCTTTCTTTATGTTTAATAAAGAATGGTAGATCAGACTGATTACATTGTCTACGTCTTCTTTATGGATCATTTCTACTGTAGTATGCATATAACGCAATGGCAGTGAAATTAGTGCCGAAGGCACACCACCATTTGAATAAGCAAAAGCATCAGTGTCAGTTCCTGTAGAGCGTGATGAAGCCTGGCGCTGGAAAGGAATGTCATTTTTCTCCGCTGTTTCAATCAGTAATTTATTCAGATTTGTTTGTACCGCTGGTGCATAAGATACAACCGGGCCTTTACCGCAGGCCATATCTCCCTGAGTTATTTTATTGATCATTGGTGTAGAAGTATCATGGGTAACATCGGTAACGATAGCTACATGAGGTTTAATGCGGTGTGCAATCATTTCTGCACCTCTTAATCCTATTTCTT from Pedobacter sp. WC2423 carries:
- a CDS encoding SAM-dependent methyltransferase codes for the protein MSNQSILQDFHKQLTDSIPANVFVKISLGNYQGNDKELKNVYVRRIKIKKAEMLSFTYRNKTRDIVKNFSIEDGLTRISHFISNDFRICTFFSTEKEVIVEHDKKGAITVRERLLKTQAPVVLTHDKEKKRLIQPAGKNYLQELNITDATGTVYKNAQDKYKQINQYVALLDPLIRSLPAGKFKKVVDMGSGKGYLTFALYDYLVNVLKTEASVTGVEYRQDLVDLCNKIASKSNFRGLDFVQGTIEDYVSEEINLLIALHACDTATDDAIYKGIKGNAELIVVAPCCHKQIRKQIEKGKAVNELDFLTKYGIFLERQAEMVTDGIRALILEYFGYKTKVFEFISDAHTPKNVLVVGVKTKEQAVDKAEILEKIKRTKSYFGIEYHHLETLVKF
- the dnaK gene encoding molecular chaperone DnaK — translated: MSKIIGIDLGTTNSCVAVMEGNEPVVIANSEGKRTTPSIVAFAENGERKVGDSAKRQAITNPTKTIYSIKRFMGSSFAEVAKETGRVPYKVVKGDNNTPRVEIDDRKYTPQEISAMILQKMKKTAEDFLGHEVTEAVITVPAYFNDAQRQATKEAGEIAGLTVKRIINEPTAAALAYGLDKAHKDMKIVVFDCGGGTHDVSVLELGDGVFEVKSTDGDTHLGGDDFDHIIIDWLAAEFKTENGMDLNQDPMALQRLKEAAEKAKIELSSTTSTEVNLPYITADASGPKHLVRTLSRAKFEQLAADLIKRTIEPCKSALKNAGLKTSDIDEIILVGGSTRIPAIQEAVKAFFGKDPSKGVNPDEVVAIGAAIQGGVLTGEVKDVLLLDVTPLSLGIETMGGVMTKLIEANTTIPSKKAETFSTAADNQPSVEIHILQGERPMAAQNRTIGRFILDGIPPSPRGVPQVEVAFDIDANGILHVSAKDKATGKEQKIRIEASSGLTEEEIKRMREEAEQNADADKIAKEEADKINGADALIFSTEKQLKEFGDKISADKKAPIEAGLAKLQAAHAARNFADIDAAQAELQAAWNEASEEMYKAGQEGGAPAEGGAQSNGQTADAADNVTDVDFEEVKDDKK
- a CDS encoding NDP-sugar synthase: MKPTLLILAAGMASRYGSMKQIDGFGPNGETIIDYSIYDAIKAGFGKVVFIIKEEYVENFKAIFDAKLEGKIETDYVFQNFDLKQYGIDIEIERSKPWGTAHAVLAARHAIKEPFCVINADDFYGLDAYEKMVKFLTTEVTGSNYSMIGYEIGKTLSDYGSVSRGVCKVSADGYLEEIIERTKVLREGEAIVYEEDEKQYPLSLDTRVSMNFWGFTPEMFKISEELFRDFAHANKDNPKAEFFIPLVADSLLSSEAADFKVVPTDSKWFGVTYKEDKPIVQASIDQLVKDGVYPENLWA